A window of the Lagopus muta isolate bLagMut1 chromosome 1, bLagMut1 primary, whole genome shotgun sequence genome harbors these coding sequences:
- the TSPO gene encoding translocator protein, with product MAAVCPPALPREPSSPAVHGSRRAAPRRLLGAGPASGRALAAEEAAARERSGDSVSMEVVPAWASAVGFTLLPHAGGVLGSKITRKEIPVWYESLQKPSWCPPNWVFAPVWGTLYTSMGYGSYLVWKELGGFSEKAVVPLGLYAGQLALNWAWTPIFFGAHKMGWGLVTLLLTTGTATATTASWYHINRTAAYLMVPYLAWLTMASALNYRIWKDNRNKKSE from the exons ATGGCCGCCGTCTGCCCGCCCGCGTTGCCCCGGGAACCGAGCAGCCCTGCCGTCCACGGCTCGCGCCGCGCTGCTCCGCGACGCCTCCTTGGGGCGGGCCCCGCCAGCGGGCGGGCACTCGCGGCagaggaggcggcggcgcgggAGCGGAGCGGAG ATTCAGTCTCAATGGAAGTGGTACCAGCCTGGGCCTCAGCCGTGGGTTTCACGCTCCTGCCTCATGCAGGAGGAGTTTTAGGAAGCAAGATAACCAGAAAGGAAATCCCAGTGTGGTATGAATCTCTGCAGAAGCCATCCTGGTGTCCCCCTAACTGGGTGTTTGCTCCAGTTTGGGGAACTCTCTATACATCTATGGG ATACGGCTCCTACCTGGTGTGGAAAGAACTGGGGGGCTTCAGTGAAAAGGCGGTGGTTCCTCTGGGCCTGTATGCAGGGCAGCTGGCATTAAACTGGGCATGGACTCCCATATTTTTTGGAGCTCACAAAATGGGATGG GGGCTGGTGACTCTCCTGCTCACAACTGGTACAGCGACAGCTACCACTGCTTCCTGGTATCACATCAACAGAACAGCCGCTTACTTGATGGTCCCGTATTTAGCTTGGCTGACCATGGCTTCTGCGCTCAATTACCGGATCTGGAAAGACAATCGCAACAAGAAATCTGAATAA
- the MCAT gene encoding malonyl-CoA-acyl carrier protein transacylase, mitochondrial, producing MGSWAAATWRLAGCSGRGVLHGAARRRGSSLRGGGERAASLSELLQSSVGDGEPGEEGEAAEARREGRSPREGTVLLFPGQGSQFVGMGRGLLRYPGVRDMYRLAEKVLGYDLLSLCLEGPRAELDRTRHCQPAVFVASLAAVEKLNHLQPKVVESCVAAAGYSVGEFAALVFAGAMDFAEALYAVKVRAEAMQAASEAVPSGMLSVIGRQEVNYKYACLEARRHCESLGIDNPVCEVSNYLFPDSRVIAGHIQALEFLQKNAPKFNFTRTKMLPVSGAFHTQLMEPAVEPLAEVLKSIEIQKPLICVYSNVDGKKYMHSKHIQKLLLKQLVSPVLWEQTMHSVYQRKQGMEFPYTYEVGPGKQLGAVLRKCNLKAWRQYSHVDVTEEEEAAET from the exons ATGGGCAGCTGGGCCGCGGCAACATGGCGGCTCGCTGGCTGCAGCGGGCGCGGCGTCCTGCACGGCGCAGCGCGGCGGCGGGGCAGCTCGCTCCGAGGCGGTGGGGAACGGGCGGCGAGCCTGAGCGAGTTGCTGCAGAGCTCGGTGGGGGACGGGGAGCCGGGCGAGGAGGGGGAGGCGGCGGAGGCGAGACGGGAGGGGCGGTCTCCGCGGGAGGGCACGGTGCTGCTGTTCCCCGGGCAGGGCAGCCAGTTCGTGGGGATGGGCCGCGGGCTGCTGCGCTACCCCGGCGTGCGGGATATGTACCGCCTGGCCGAGAAGGTGCTGGGCTACGACCTGCTTTCGCTCTGCCTGGAGGGGCCGCGGGCCGAGCTGGACCGCACCCGGCACTGCCAGCCCGCCGTGTTCGTCGCCTCCCTGGCCGCCGTAGAGAAGCTCAACCACCTGCAGCCTAAG GTTGTGGAGAGCTGCGTGGCCGCCGCCGGGTACAGCGTGGGCGAGTTCGCGGCGCTGGTGTTCGCCGGAGCCATGGACTTTGCGGAAG cACTCTATGCTGTGAAGGTACGTGCTGAGGCCATGCAGGCGGCGTCAGAGGCCGTCCCCAGTGGAATGCTGTCAGTCATCGGCAGACAAGAGGTCAACTACAAATACGCTTGCCTGGAAGCCCGTAGGCACTGTGAGTCGCTGGGCATTGACAACCCCGTGTGCGAGGTCTCCAACTACCTGTTCCCAGATAGCAGAGTCATCGCAGGCCACATACAG GCTTTGGAGTTTTTGCAGAAGAACGCCCCAAAATTCAACTTCACACGTACCAAAATGCTTCCAGTCAGTGGTGCCTTCCACACACAACTCATGGAACCAGCAGTAGAGCCGCTGGCTGAAGTCCTGAAATCCATTGAAATACAAAAACCACTGATTTGTGTCTATTCCAACGTGGATGGCAAAAAGTACATGCACTCAAAGCACATCCAGAAACTGCTGTTGAAGCAGCTCGTCTCAcctgtgctgtgggagcagaCTATGCATTCTGTGTACCAGAGGAAGCAGGGAATGGAATTTCCATACACTTACGAGGTGGGTCCTGGGAAACAGCTGGGAGCGGTTCTCCGAAAGTGCAATCTGAAAGCCTGGAGGCAGTACAGCCATGTGGACGtcacagaggaggaggaagcagcagagacGTAA